The following are encoded in a window of Camarhynchus parvulus chromosome 1A, STF_HiC, whole genome shotgun sequence genomic DNA:
- the KIAA1324L gene encoding UPF0577 protein KIAA1324-like homolog isoform X2, with translation MKNQVCSKCAEGTYSLGSGIKFDEWDELPAGFSNVATFMDTALGSSEGKADSCNNSSWTPRGNYIESNRDDCTVSLIYAVHLKKSGSVFFEYQYIDNNIFFEFFIQNDQCKEMESTADKWVKLTDNGEWGSHSVTLKSGSNILYWRTTGILMGSKVVKPVLVKNITIEGVAYTSECFACKPGTFSDKPGASGCQVCPRDTYSEKGAKECTKCKEEMYYAEEGSSACMERPPCTSKDFFQIHTPCDKEGKTQIMYKWIEPKICREDLPDALTLPPSGERQDCPPCNPGFYNNASSSCTPCPPGTFSDGTQECKACPAGTEPALGFEYKWWNILPGNMKTSCFNVGNSKCDGMNGWEVAGDHIQSGAGGSDNDYLILSLHIPGFKPPTSVTGATGSELGRITFIFETICSADCVLYFMADVNRKNTNVVESWEKSKERQSYTHIISKNASFTFTWAFQRINEGQDSRQFINDMAKIYSITVTNAVDGVASSCRACALGSEQSGSSCVPCPPGHYIEKESSQCKECPANTFLSIHQVYGREACIPCGPGSKSNKDHSACFSDCLVSYVKDNQSLNYNFSNLSQVGSLMSGPSFTSRGTKFFHFFNISLCGNEGKKMAICTDNITDVTLKDMVAESEDFSNFVGAFVCQSTIIPSDSKGFRTALALQSNSLADRFLGATVETVLENISIKADMFPSSPSKIPDVHFFYKSSTVTTSCENGRATVVTMRCNPHKPDQGELSVPSSCPAGTCDGCTFYFLWESAEACPLCTEQDYHEIEGACKKGFQETLYVWNEPKHCIKGVPLPEKRTSTCETVDFWLKVGAGVGAFTAVLLIALTCYFWKKNQKLEYKYSKLVMTTNSKECELPAADSCAIMEGEDNEEEIVYSNKQSLLGKLKSLATKEKEDNFESVQLKSSRSQNI, from the exons ATGAAGAACCAGGTGTGCAGCAAGTGTGCAGAGGGGACCTACTCACTGGGCAGTGGGATCAAGTTTGACGAGTGGGatgagctgccagcaggattCTCCAACGTGGCGACTTTCATGGACACGGCGCTCGGCTCCTCCGAGGGCAAAGCCGACAGCTGCAACAA CTCTTCATGGACGCCTCGAGGGAATTACATCGAGTCAAACAGGGATGACTGTACAGTTTCTCTCATCTACGCTGTGCACCTGAAGAAATCTGGCTCTGTCTTCTTTGAGTACCAGTATATTGACAACAACATcttctttgaatttttt ATTCAAAATGACCAGTGCAAAGAAATGGAGTCCACAGCAGACAAATGGGTGAAGCTCACAGACAACGGGGAATGGGGCTCTCATTCT GTAACTCTGAAATCAGGTAGCAATATATTATACTGGAGAACAACAGGGATTCTCATGGGCTCCAAAGTTGTAAAACCGGTTTTAGTGAAGAACATCACAATTGAAG GAGTTGCGTACACGTCTGAATGCTTTGCGTGCAAGCCCGGTACCTTCAGTGACAAACCAGGTGCCTCTGgctgccaggtgtgcccacGAGACACTTACTCTGAGAAGGGGGCTAAAGAGTGCACCAAGTGTAAAGAAGAAATGTACTATGCAG AGGAGGGATCCAGTGCATGCATGGAGCGACCTCCATGCACAAGCAAAGACTTTTTCCAGATCCATACCCCATGTGATAAGGAGGGAAAA ACTCAGATCATGTACAAGTGGATTGAACCCAAGATCTGCAGAGAAGATCTTCCTGATGCCTTGACCCTACCTCCTTCTGGAGAGAGGCAGGACTGTCCACCCTGCAATCCTGGCTTTTACAACAATGCCTCATCTTCCTGTACTCCCTGCCCACCAGGCACATTTTCAGATGGGACACAGG AGTGCAaagcctgccctgctgggactgAGCCAGCTCTTGGGTTTGAGTACAAGTGGTGGAACATCCTGCCAGGAAACATGAAGACATCTTGCTTTAATGTTGGCAACTCGAAGTGTGATGGGATGAACG GTTGGGAGGTGGCTGGTGATCACATCCAGAGTGGGGCAGGAGGCTCTGACAATGACTATCTTATCTTGAGCCTGCACATCCCAGGATTTAA ACCTCCAACATCAGTGACAGGAGCAACTGGGTCAGAACTCGGACggattacttttatttttgagaCCATCTGTTCAGCAGATTGTGTGCTGTACTTTATGGCA GATGTTAATCGAAAAAATACCAATGTGGTGGAATCttgggaaaaaagtaaagaaagacAATCCTACACTCACATCATCTCCAAAAATGCTTCCTTCACATTCACCTGGGCCTTTCAGAGAATAAATGAAGGCCAAGAT AGCAGGCAGTTCATCAATGACATGGCCAAGATCTACTCCATCACGGTGACCAACGCAGTGGATGGAGTGGCCTCTTCCTGCCGggcctgtgccctgggctcgGAGCAGTCGGGCTCGTCCTGCGTGCCCTGCCCTCCAGGACACTACATCGAGAAGGAGAGCAGCCAGTGCAAGGAGTGTCCTGCCAACACCTTCCTGTCCATCCACCAGGTGTACGGCAGGGAGGCCTGCATCCCGTGCGGGCCTGGCAGCAAGAGCAACAAG GACCACTCTGCCTGCTTCAGTGATTGCCTGGTGTCCTATGTCAAGGATAACCAGAGCCTGAATTACAATTTTAGCAACCTCAGCCAGGTGGGCTCGTTGATGAGTGGACCCAGCTTCACTTCCCGAGGGACCAAGTTCTTCCACTTCTTTAACATCAGCCTGTGTGGGAATGAG GGGAAGAAGATGGCAATTTGCACTGACAATATCACAGATGTTACTCTGAAGGACATGGTTGCAGAATCAGAAGATTTTTCCAATTTTGTGGGAGCTTTTGTTTGTCAGTCCACCATCATCCCATCAGACAGCAAGGGCTTCCgaacagccctggctctgcagtcCAACAGCCTTGCTGACAGGTTCTTAG GAGCTACTGTTGAAACAGTGCTGGAAAATATCAGCATCAAGGCAGATATGTTTCCTTCCTCTCCAAGCAAAATACCAGATGTGCATTTCTTTTACAA GTCTTCAACAGTGACAACCTCCTGTGAAAATGGCCGTGCAACTGTTGTGACAATGAGATGCAACCCCCACAAACCAGACCAAGGAGAGCTTTCTGTGCCCAG ctcctgccctgcaggcacCTGTGATGGATGCACTTTCTACTTCCTCTGGGAAAGTGCAGAAGCTTGtcctctctgcacagagcaagaCTACCATGAGATTGAGGGAGCCTGCAAAAAAGGATTTCAG gAAACCTTATATGTATGGAATGAGCCAAAGCATTGCATTAAAGGAGTTCCCTTGCCAGAAAAAAGGACCAGCACTTGTGAAACAGTGGATTTTTGGCTTAAAGTTGGAGCTGGTGTTGGTGCTTTCACAGCTGTTCTGCTGATAGCCTTGACTTGCTACTTTTGGAAGAAGAACCAGAA GCTGGAGTATAAATATTCCAAATTAGTGATGACAACGAACTCAAAAGAGTGTGAACTGccagctgctgacagctgtgCTATAATGGAAGGAGAAGataatgaagaagaaattgtGTATTCAAATAAGCAGTCACTGCTGGGGAAGCTCAAATCCTTGGCAACAAAG gaaaaggaagataatTTTGAATCTGTTCAGCTGAAATCTTCAAGATCCCAGAATATATGA
- the KIAA1324L gene encoding UPF0577 protein KIAA1324-like homolog isoform X1 — translation MMMLLRMLRMRRAGAERGCPGSAWLCCWLLGWQAAALQLPPCEETDYHFEYTECDSSGSRWRVAVPNPAVECSGLPDPVRGKECTFSCASGEYLEMKNQVCSKCAEGTYSLGSGIKFDEWDELPAGFSNVATFMDTALGSSEGKADSCNNSSWTPRGNYIESNRDDCTVSLIYAVHLKKSGSVFFEYQYIDNNIFFEFFIQNDQCKEMESTADKWVKLTDNGEWGSHSVTLKSGSNILYWRTTGILMGSKVVKPVLVKNITIEGVAYTSECFACKPGTFSDKPGASGCQVCPRDTYSEKGAKECTKCKEEMYYAEEGSSACMERPPCTSKDFFQIHTPCDKEGKTQIMYKWIEPKICREDLPDALTLPPSGERQDCPPCNPGFYNNASSSCTPCPPGTFSDGTQECKACPAGTEPALGFEYKWWNILPGNMKTSCFNVGNSKCDGMNGWEVAGDHIQSGAGGSDNDYLILSLHIPGFKPPTSVTGATGSELGRITFIFETICSADCVLYFMADVNRKNTNVVESWEKSKERQSYTHIISKNASFTFTWAFQRINEGQDSRQFINDMAKIYSITVTNAVDGVASSCRACALGSEQSGSSCVPCPPGHYIEKESSQCKECPANTFLSIHQVYGREACIPCGPGSKSNKDHSACFSDCLVSYVKDNQSLNYNFSNLSQVGSLMSGPSFTSRGTKFFHFFNISLCGNEGKKMAICTDNITDVTLKDMVAESEDFSNFVGAFVCQSTIIPSDSKGFRTALALQSNSLADRFLGATVETVLENISIKADMFPSSPSKIPDVHFFYKSSTVTTSCENGRATVVTMRCNPHKPDQGELSVPSSCPAGTCDGCTFYFLWESAEACPLCTEQDYHEIEGACKKGFQETLYVWNEPKHCIKGVPLPEKRTSTCETVDFWLKVGAGVGAFTAVLLIALTCYFWKKNQKLEYKYSKLVMTTNSKECELPAADSCAIMEGEDNEEEIVYSNKQSLLGKLKSLATKEKEDNFESVQLKSSRSQNI, via the exons CTTTCTCCTGTGCCTCTGGTGAGTACCTGGAGATGAAGAACCAGGTGTGCAGCAAGTGTGCAGAGGGGACCTACTCACTGGGCAGTGGGATCAAGTTTGACGAGTGGGatgagctgccagcaggattCTCCAACGTGGCGACTTTCATGGACACGGCGCTCGGCTCCTCCGAGGGCAAAGCCGACAGCTGCAACAA CTCTTCATGGACGCCTCGAGGGAATTACATCGAGTCAAACAGGGATGACTGTACAGTTTCTCTCATCTACGCTGTGCACCTGAAGAAATCTGGCTCTGTCTTCTTTGAGTACCAGTATATTGACAACAACATcttctttgaatttttt ATTCAAAATGACCAGTGCAAAGAAATGGAGTCCACAGCAGACAAATGGGTGAAGCTCACAGACAACGGGGAATGGGGCTCTCATTCT GTAACTCTGAAATCAGGTAGCAATATATTATACTGGAGAACAACAGGGATTCTCATGGGCTCCAAAGTTGTAAAACCGGTTTTAGTGAAGAACATCACAATTGAAG GAGTTGCGTACACGTCTGAATGCTTTGCGTGCAAGCCCGGTACCTTCAGTGACAAACCAGGTGCCTCTGgctgccaggtgtgcccacGAGACACTTACTCTGAGAAGGGGGCTAAAGAGTGCACCAAGTGTAAAGAAGAAATGTACTATGCAG AGGAGGGATCCAGTGCATGCATGGAGCGACCTCCATGCACAAGCAAAGACTTTTTCCAGATCCATACCCCATGTGATAAGGAGGGAAAA ACTCAGATCATGTACAAGTGGATTGAACCCAAGATCTGCAGAGAAGATCTTCCTGATGCCTTGACCCTACCTCCTTCTGGAGAGAGGCAGGACTGTCCACCCTGCAATCCTGGCTTTTACAACAATGCCTCATCTTCCTGTACTCCCTGCCCACCAGGCACATTTTCAGATGGGACACAGG AGTGCAaagcctgccctgctgggactgAGCCAGCTCTTGGGTTTGAGTACAAGTGGTGGAACATCCTGCCAGGAAACATGAAGACATCTTGCTTTAATGTTGGCAACTCGAAGTGTGATGGGATGAACG GTTGGGAGGTGGCTGGTGATCACATCCAGAGTGGGGCAGGAGGCTCTGACAATGACTATCTTATCTTGAGCCTGCACATCCCAGGATTTAA ACCTCCAACATCAGTGACAGGAGCAACTGGGTCAGAACTCGGACggattacttttatttttgagaCCATCTGTTCAGCAGATTGTGTGCTGTACTTTATGGCA GATGTTAATCGAAAAAATACCAATGTGGTGGAATCttgggaaaaaagtaaagaaagacAATCCTACACTCACATCATCTCCAAAAATGCTTCCTTCACATTCACCTGGGCCTTTCAGAGAATAAATGAAGGCCAAGAT AGCAGGCAGTTCATCAATGACATGGCCAAGATCTACTCCATCACGGTGACCAACGCAGTGGATGGAGTGGCCTCTTCCTGCCGggcctgtgccctgggctcgGAGCAGTCGGGCTCGTCCTGCGTGCCCTGCCCTCCAGGACACTACATCGAGAAGGAGAGCAGCCAGTGCAAGGAGTGTCCTGCCAACACCTTCCTGTCCATCCACCAGGTGTACGGCAGGGAGGCCTGCATCCCGTGCGGGCCTGGCAGCAAGAGCAACAAG GACCACTCTGCCTGCTTCAGTGATTGCCTGGTGTCCTATGTCAAGGATAACCAGAGCCTGAATTACAATTTTAGCAACCTCAGCCAGGTGGGCTCGTTGATGAGTGGACCCAGCTTCACTTCCCGAGGGACCAAGTTCTTCCACTTCTTTAACATCAGCCTGTGTGGGAATGAG GGGAAGAAGATGGCAATTTGCACTGACAATATCACAGATGTTACTCTGAAGGACATGGTTGCAGAATCAGAAGATTTTTCCAATTTTGTGGGAGCTTTTGTTTGTCAGTCCACCATCATCCCATCAGACAGCAAGGGCTTCCgaacagccctggctctgcagtcCAACAGCCTTGCTGACAGGTTCTTAG GAGCTACTGTTGAAACAGTGCTGGAAAATATCAGCATCAAGGCAGATATGTTTCCTTCCTCTCCAAGCAAAATACCAGATGTGCATTTCTTTTACAA GTCTTCAACAGTGACAACCTCCTGTGAAAATGGCCGTGCAACTGTTGTGACAATGAGATGCAACCCCCACAAACCAGACCAAGGAGAGCTTTCTGTGCCCAG ctcctgccctgcaggcacCTGTGATGGATGCACTTTCTACTTCCTCTGGGAAAGTGCAGAAGCTTGtcctctctgcacagagcaagaCTACCATGAGATTGAGGGAGCCTGCAAAAAAGGATTTCAG gAAACCTTATATGTATGGAATGAGCCAAAGCATTGCATTAAAGGAGTTCCCTTGCCAGAAAAAAGGACCAGCACTTGTGAAACAGTGGATTTTTGGCTTAAAGTTGGAGCTGGTGTTGGTGCTTTCACAGCTGTTCTGCTGATAGCCTTGACTTGCTACTTTTGGAAGAAGAACCAGAA GCTGGAGTATAAATATTCCAAATTAGTGATGACAACGAACTCAAAAGAGTGTGAACTGccagctgctgacagctgtgCTATAATGGAAGGAGAAGataatgaagaagaaattgtGTATTCAAATAAGCAGTCACTGCTGGGGAAGCTCAAATCCTTGGCAACAAAG gaaaaggaagataatTTTGAATCTGTTCAGCTGAAATCTTCAAGATCCCAGAATATATGA